GGGACTTCACACCTCAGAGCTGGGAGAGATCTCACAGGTCAACTGTCCAAGTGACTTTCACCAGTTCAGGGTCCCCCAACTGAGGATGAAATGAGGGGCAGGACACGAACACTGCCCAAGAGCTGGCAGCAAGTGGACCTTCGACATATAGGGCACTTCCTAGTTCTCGGGGCAATCCGAGGAAGAAagaatgactttttcttttcctttctttttttctttttttcttttttttttttttacaggtgaGTAAGATGAGGCTCAAAGAGAACTGAGTCGCTGGAGCTCATCCATCAGGTAAGTGGAAGAGCAGAGCTGGCCCTCTGGTTCCAGAATCCTGACCTCAGTCTCAGCCTCCTCGGTGGGATTTTGTGGGAGGGGTGTGGGACTGGGGAGGGAGTGCATATGAAAGAAGTGCAGGAACGCAAGCGCAAGCGAGTGGTGGGTCTGGGCCTGGCGGATTGGTGGATTCCGGCAGGTCTGGGTCAGCTCCCACCACagagccccctccctgcctcctccttccctctaacCCAAACAGCAGCCCATCATGGTATAATACAACCTGGCTCTGGGTGCCTGGGACTGAGGACtggaaggaagatggggtctGCAACGGAAGGgctcctcccttccaccctccatgAAGATACCCCTACTGGCTGCCAGCAGCACCAAGCAGCTGGTCTGGGCTCAGGATTCCTAGGGGCctcctgggcccctgggcccaCACTTTTATTCTCCTGGCTGACAGGAACGAGTGCTCCTTGTCTTGCTGAGGGAGGCTGTGGTAGGGCTCCCAGCATCCTGCGTGCATTCAAGAGCAGAAGCGCCCCGTCCCCTCCGCCGCCACCCTGCAAGCCCCTTCCCTCAGCCCCAGGCGGACCCCTTGCTCACTCACCCTCGCGCACCTACGCCGCCTTCCCCAGCGGGGGAGCGCTTCCGGCGCTCTGAGCAGGCGCGGTGGGAAGGCCGTTGGTCGCTGCCCCAACCGGCGAACTGAGAAGCCAAGTCAAAGTCAGCGGGGGCTTGGGCGGCGGCTCGGGGGAAGGCGGTGAAGCTGAGGCGTCCGGGCCCGCGGGGGACGAGGGGGCGGATGGGCCGGGGGCGCTGCGAGAGCTCGCGTTTTCGCGCTTTCCGGCCAGCTCAGGCGGCTGCCGTCGGGCCTGACGGGGTGGGCTGTGGCTGCTTCCTCCGGCCCCCAGGGGGCGGTGCGGCGCGGCGCCCTATCCTCTGCCGCGCTCGTTCCCGCCCCCGCGGCCAGGAGGCGGCGCCCGTCAACGCCAGGCGCCGCGCCGTACCCGCCGTCGAGGCGGCGGTGTGGTACGTTCGAGGGCTCTGGCTGCCTGGCCTCCCGGATTCGGGGTTCCCCTCGGCGCGTACCCCGGGCGTGATTGCGGCGGGAGGGCGAGCGAGGGAGCGGGCGCACGAGTTCtccggtggggtgggggggaggccaGGGTCGGCTGGGCCTATTAGAAAGCGAGCACGAGGCAGCGCCCCGCCCACCCCGTGAGCGTCCCACCTGCGCAGGCCCGCCCAGCGTGGCGGCAAGTGAGCGTTCGAGCTTGGGGCACTCCCGGCGAAGGCCCACGTGAGCGTGGACCCGCGAGCCGTGAGCTGGAGGGAGAGACACCGGCTCTTCTCCCCGCTCCTCAGGCCTGAACTGCGGCACTGACTGCGCTCCCTGAGCCGGGCACCAAGACTGGCACCTCCTACGACCTAGTGCCTTCTACCTGCATCACCCGCGTAGCCCTACCTGACCATCTTCAACCTGTTTCCTGGATGAGCTGAGGCCTCAGTTCACACCGAGGGCTTAGCCCCTCTGCCACTTGCCGGGAGCAGGCCCACCCTTAAGGAAGGGGCGATGGAAGGGCCCCTGGAGGATGGGGATGAGTCCTCAGCCTCCCAGGGCCACGCCACCGACTGGAGGTTTGCTGTGTGCAGTTTCAGAGATGCCTGGGATGAGGGGGAACCTGCTCCCCAGATGCAGGACCCCAATCCTCCGAGCCCACCAGCAGGGGCAGCCCAGGGGGAAGGGCTACAGGGCAGCCTTCTGCCTGGTGAGCTTCAGTCACCTCCAGGACAGAAGGTTGCACATGGGTCAGGGGATGGCCAGAGGGGCGTATTAGGAGGTTCCTCAGTCCAGAGGGAGGAACCAGCCTCCTCTGGAATGGAGATTCTCCTATGCCCAATGTCCTCCCACCTTAGTCTGGCACAGGGTGAGAATGACAGCCAAGGAGGAGGCTTGGCAGGGGACTCAGTTTCAGGCAGGGCAATGCCAATCCGCTTGGACCCTGAAGGGTTGGACAGTGACCCTGTGAACCTCGGAGATCTTTTATCTGAGCCATTGTCAGAGCTACTGGAGGCAGGTAAGGAAGGAAAGTCTTGGAAGGGACTGAGGGTACCTGGAGGTGGGGAGGCTTCTGACTCTACTCAGGCTAAAGCCCAAGTTCACATAGGGGTCTCTGGGTAAATGGCCCAATGTAGACCCAAgcattttccttctcaagatcCCAACGGATCCAGGCTCCTTAAGTCCACTGACTGCCTCCTAGCCCAAGACCTCGCCTGGGAGCTGCTTGCCAGTGGCCTGGCTGCCCTGCCAGGTAACTGGGAGACACTAGAGGCAGAAGAGGTGGGGTGACTTGATTGTGCAGGTGTTCACTGCCTTCTCTGCACAGGGACTCGGGATGTAGAAGGCCGGGCAGTGCTGCTTCTGAGTGCCCATAACCCGGCCTGGCTTCACCCCAAGTGCAGCAGCCATGAACTCATCCGCCTCCTGCTCTACCTGCGAAGCATCCCCAGGTTGGGGAGAGGAGGTTGGGGGACAGAACCTGAGCAAGGGAATGGGAGCATTGTGGAAATAGATACTGAACCAAAGCCTGCTCCTTTAGGCCCAAAGTACAGGCCCTGGGACTGACTGTGTTAGTGGACGCCCGAATTTGTTCCCcagtctcttctctcttctggGGGCTCAGCCAGCTGCAAGTGAGTACAGGATTATAGCTCTCCTCTTCCCACCGCCCCCCCCGGCCCCAGCCCTTTTTATAGGGTTGGGAGCAGGGCTGAGCTCAGATTCCTTGCAGGAAGCAGCCCCAGGGGCGGTGCACCAGGTGCTGCTAGTGGGAAAGATGCCTCAGgaggtgccttcagggctgcAGGTAGGGACTGAGCCATTTTggccagggtggaggtggggcgcTTCCCCAGCAGGCCCGAGTCCACTACACCTTCTTTTTCTGCAGTTAGAGCAGCTGTCTTCTCATCAGAGTCTACTGACCCACATCTCCACCTCGGGGTTGCCCACTTCACTAGGAGGTGGCCTGCCCTACTGCCACCAGGCCTGGCTGGGCTTCCGGATGGTCAGTGCACTGGGTGGGGCATAGGGTGGGTAGGCAGGCAATCTGGCCAGCAGAGGAGGCTTCCCTGGGCTGGCTTGAGCAGTGCAGTGGCCTGGGGTCCAAGATGCCTGGGACTAGCACTGTGCACTGCCCTGGTCATGCCTGCCTCTGCTCACAGCGTCTGGAAACCCTACTGCAGAGCTGCCAGGTGGTTTGTGCCCTGCTCCAGGGGGCCATTGAGAGCATGAAGGCTGTGCCCCAGCCCATGGAGTCTGGGGTGAGTGTCTCCTTTCAACACCTCCCCGAATGCTCcctatcttctttctcttctcccacgCACACCTCCACTGCCTGTTGCCCTTAATCACAGGAAGTCGGTCGGCTGCTGCAGCAGGCACGGGTCCTGATGCAGCATGTGCTAGACTCACCTCGGTTGGCATGGCTACAGTGCCAGGGAGGCTTGGAGCTGGCATGGCTGAAGCAGGAGGTTCCAGAGGTGACCCTGAGCCCAGACTACAGGTAGGTGCAAGCCCAGATCTTTCCCCAGCCCACCATATCCCATGCCAAGGACTCATGGCTGGCTCAGAACCAGCCAGGATTGTGGTCCTAGGACAGGGTGGAGTGTAGCTAGGCACTCAGCAGGGGTGCTAAGACAAGTACCATGTACCAGGCCTGCAGTGGACGAGGTTGAGGAGCTGTATGGTCGCGTGGATGGATTGCTGCACCAACTGACCCTGCAGAGTAACCAGCGAGTACAAGCATTGGAGTTGGTCCAGATGCTGGAGGCCCAGGAGGGCGAGCTGCACCAGGTGAGAACTATCCGCCTAAGTGGGCATCACCTTTAATCTCAagcatcacccccaccccacagcagCTCTCCTTTCTTTGTTTGTACTCCTCTAGATTGAAGTGTGGCTACAGCAGGTGGGTTGGCCAGCACTTGAGGAGCCAAGGGAACCCTCATTGGACATGCTGCTTCAGGCCCAAGGCCCTTTTCGGGACCTGGACCGAATTGCCCAGGTGAGCTTAGTTACTTGTTCATTGAGCACGGAGAGAGAGGGGAatgggttgggggtggagggaaggtcTTCACGAAGTGACTGATGAGGGCATGTAGACATCTGTGGAAAAGATCTGGGCTCGTGGGCTGCACTACCAGGCCCGGGCTTGCTGAGCCCAGTCTCTGTCTCCAGGAGCAGGTCAAGCGAGGGGAGAAACTTCTGCAGCCGCTGGTTGGCTGGGATGTGGCTGAACTGGGCCCCTCTGGGGCCCGCTTTCTGACCCTGCAAGCCCAGTTGACCGACTTCTGTAGGGCTTTAGCCCAGCGGCGGCAGCGGCTGGCAGATGCTGAGAGGTTGTTGCAGTTCTTCAAGCAGGTGGGTGAGGGGTCCCATCCCTGGCTCCAGGTGGTCAGTGAAGCCAGGGGGGTGGCTGCTCAGCTCTACGACAGCTTGAGCTTTGTTGTATACCttgcctgttttctcttcttcagacTGACCCCAAAATCCTACCACTGAGAATGCAGCCTGGGGCCAGCATTctgtggggatggggggaggtaGAGGAGAAGGCTCAGCAGTCTTGGTGGGATCCTTCCTCAATGCCTATCTGGCCTTGATGTTGCAGGCTTTGATGTGGGCTGAGGAGGGGCAGCGGGTGTTGGCAGAGCTGGAACAGGAACGCCCAGGGGTTGTGCTGCAACGGCTGCAGCTGCATTGGACCAAGCATCCTGATTTGCCTCCTGCCCACTTCCGAAAGATGTGGGCTCTAGCCACAGGGCTGGGATCTGAGGGTATCCGCCAGGAgtgccgctgggcctgggcgcgGTGCCAGGACACCTGGCTGGCCCTGGACCAGAAATTGGAAGCTGCTCTAAAGCCACCACTGACAGGTAGCACAGCTAGCTTGTGTGTCAGCCGGGTACTGGCTGTACCTGCTACCCCTCCCCTGAGGAAAGCATACAGCCTTGATCGGAACCTGGGACTGAGTCTCCGAGAATCTGCCCACCACTGCCACCGTGAGGCCGTTGTGGCTGCCTGCCACAGACCAGAGGCTGGAGTTGGTGCCCAGTCAGGGTCATGCCCCACCATACCTCCACCAGGTAGCTGTGAACCCAGGAGTCCCAACAGGTAGGCAGTGAGCAGGGCGGGGAGGGCAGTGTGGCAGGGCAGATGTCTTAGGTCCTAATTCCACCTACCTGGTAGACTCCAGCTGGTGCTGGCGGAGATGGTGGCTACAGAGCGGGAGTATGTCCACGCTCTTGACTACACCATGGAGAACTACTTCCCCGAGCTGGATCGCCCTGATGTGCCCCAGGGCCTCCGTGGCCAGCGCGCCCGCCTCTTTGGCAACCTGGAGAAGCTGCGGGACTTCCACCGCCATTTCTTCTTGCGTGAGCTGGAGGCCTGTACCCAGCACCCACCCCGGGTGGCCTATGCCTTCCTGCGCCACGTAAGCCCCACAGGCCGCACAGGCCCTGGCTGATTCTGCCACATTCAACAGAGAGCTATTGGGCATGTGCTTGGGGTCAGGCCCTATGATGGGTACAGCTATGAGCAGGACCAATCGGTCCCTGTTTTTCAGGGTGCTTTTAGTTTAGCAGAGGAgacataaaagtaaaaaagataatTCCATATTATAGTTGAGGTTAGGAGGGAAAAAATAGGATAGATAGGTGATTGTGAGTTAGCAGCAAGGCAGAGGTATCCCCTTTAGAGAGAGCAGTTAGAGAGGCCGCTTAGAGGAGCTGGTGTTTGAGCTAAGGccagagggaggggctgcagTCAGAGCATTCCATCCAGAGGAAAGATCAAGTGCAAAGCCCTGGGCAGGAAAGATGCCCAGTGGTCAAGGAAGAGAGAAGTCAGTGTAGCATAGTGTAGTGAGCAAGAGAAGGGGTAGTCCGAGGTGAGGTGACATTAGAGCACTGCCCTTAGAGCAGTGGGAGCAGCAGAGATGTATGCAGGACTTCTTCCCCAGAGGGCCTGAGGGCAAGCCCCTCTCCGCACAGTGCCTCTTGCCAGATCACCTGTCATTCAAAGCAGGGCACATTGGCTCTGTGTGGGGAGGCCTCTTTGGGACCTTTAGGCATTTGGGTCCTCCCAAACTGAGAGTGGTTTGGCCCCCTTGGATGCTGGCCCATTTGCACCAGACCAAGCTGTGTATCTTTGCAGAGGGTGCAGTTTGGGATGTATGCACTCTACAGCAAGAATAAACCATGCTCCGATGCCCTGATGACCAGCTATGGTCACATCTTTTTCAGGGTAGGTGAGCCTGAGACTGTAGTGGGAGGGGGAGATGGAGCAAATAACCTGAAGCTCCCTGACGGTCTCTTACGCACCTGGCAGGACAAGCAGCAAGCACTGGGGGACCACTTGGACTTGGCTTCCTATCTGCTGAAACCCATCCAGCGCATGAGCAAGTATACACTGCTGCTGCAGGAGCTGGCACGGGCCTGCGGGGTGACCGTGCCAGAGTTGAGTGCCCTGCGGGCTGCCCAGAGCCTTGTGCGCTTCCAGCTGCGACACGGCAATGACTTGCTAGCCATGGATGCCATCCAGGGCTGTGACGTGAGTCATCGCAGGCTGTGGTGGGCAGGGGCAGTGGGTGtgaagggagggggcaggagaggctGGGAACCCATTGGGCCCCAACTTGGCAGGTAAACCTCAAGGAACAGGGGCAGTTGGTCCGACAGGATGAGTTCACAGTGCGCTCTGGGCGCCACAAGTCCCTGCGTCGTGTTTTCCTCTTTGAGGAGCTGTTGCTTTTCAGCAAGCCTCGCCGAGGACCCAAAGGCATCGACACATTTGCCTACAAGCGGTCCTTCAAGGTAGGCCCACCCAACCCCTCCCTCTGCCCCCTGCGCCCCCAGTGCCTCACTAAGCTCCTTTCCTGGCCACACAGATGGCAGACCTTGGCCTCACTGAGTGCTGTGGGGATAGCAACCTGCGCTTTGAGATCTGGTTTCGCCGTTGCAAGGCCAGGGACACTTTTGTGCTACAAGCTGCCAGCTTGGCCACGAAGCAGGCTTGGACAGCTGACATCTCCCGCCTGCTCTGGAGGCAGGCTGTCCACAACAAGGGTGGGTCCCTGCCCCAATGCTTATGTCATCCCAGAGGGGCCCCAAGGAGGGCCTAGGGACCTGGAAATACTTGGGAGGGTGGGAAAGGTCCCTCAGTAGCAGCCAGCGCAGGGGAAAGAACTCCAAAGTCAGGCAGTCCTGCAATCAGTCTCAGACTGTGCAGACAGTATTAACCTCTGAGTGTTAGAGGCCTCATCTTTAAAAGGAGAATTATGAATTATGACACCTCATAGGATTATTGGGAAAGGCTCAGCGCACAGGACAATCTGCAGGCTGTGGTGTACAGGAGAGACTAAGGGGTAAGAGTGATAAAGGGCTGGGCTGATGTCCAGATGTCCACTCTCCACCCAGAAGTGCGCATGGCTGAGATGGTGTCCTTGGGTGTGGGGAACAAGGCCTTCCAGGACATCGCCCCCAGCAAAGAAGCTATCAACGACCGCACCGTCAACTATATCCTGAAGTGCCAAGGTAGCAGGCAGGCTGCAGGGGTTGGGGTGAGGAGAGCTGCACAGGCGGCAACATGGACCTCTGTCAGCCCTAGCCTGCGTTCCCCTCAGGACCTTGGCCCACCTGGGCTCTGGCCTGTCCCAACCTGACCCTCTTTCTCATACAGAAGTTCGCTCTCGGGCCTCCATTGCTGTGGCCCCATTTGACTATGACAGCCCTTACCTGGGGGCCTCAAGCTCCCCTTCTGGAGACCCTGCTTCTTGCTCTGTACTGGGGTCCCTCAACCTGCATCTGTACAGAGACCCAGCTGTTCTGGGCTTCCGCTGGCCCCTGTATTCCACCAGCTTCCCAGAGGAAGCAGTACTGGAGACTGAAGCTGAGCTGGGCAGCCAGCCATCTTTGAGTAGGTCTGGGCTTGGCCAGAGGCAGGAGGGCATGGCTTGGGGTCTGGGCCTCCTCTGCTGACAGCTTACCCAGTCTCCCTTCTTAGCTCCTGAGGACTCAGAGGTCTCCTCCCAGTGCCCGTCAGCCAGTGGCTCAAGTGGCTCGGAGAGCAGCTGTGTGTCAGGGCAGGCCCTGGGCAGGGGCCTGGAGGACTTGTCCTATGTGAGTTCCATTTAGCCTTATACCCACCAGCCCTTTCTCAGCCCTGCCTGGGCCTATGGCTGCCTTGCTTTTAGGTGGAAATGGGGTTGGTAGGTCAGAGCCATTCCTCAGAGAGCCCACCTGGACCCCGAGCCAGGGAAGTACATGTTCATGCCTAGCTTTGCACCACAGGTCTGAGCCTGGGCTTGAAGGTGGGCAGTGGAACCAGGAGTTGCTAGATCCAAGGAACATCACCTCTCTTCGGGATCTGCTATGACCAGGCCATGGGTGGCACCTGGGTCACCTCCAGTCCACATGCACAGCCCTGTCGACTACCCTTTCTGATGTCTGTGTCATTGGACAGATCAGCAGGGACCTCTCCAGCGGATGCTGGTTGCAGAGCCTAAATGAGCACCCTGATTCTGGGCCCCTGGCCTCATGTCCCCTTCTGTCCCCATCTCCAGCTCCCACCGCAGTTGTTCCCACCCAGAACAGAGGGTGGATGTTTGTTTCTATGCTGTAGGCTGGTGGGACATCTAGTGACTGGGCTGCCCCACCCCTCAGTAGGAATACAGGTGGGTTCCTAGCCACTGCTTCCCAACCCCTGATCTCAAAGCCAAGCTCATCCCTGTTGGAGTCTTACTCTTGCCTGCCCTGGCTCTCCAGGCCTAGCCCCTTCTTTCCTGGGTCAGTTTGGTTATATTGATTCAAAGCTTTTTGAATAGCTTTCAGTTTAAGATTATTTCACTGGTTGTAAGGTCTTTGGTGTCTCAGAGATGGAGTCCAGACCCTTGACTTGTGATTTATTCtttgtttataataaaaaataaactaacacacccttcGATGGGCACACACATTCTGGGGACATCCCCGGTTAAAATGAACCTTGGCGATGGGATGGGGTGTTTGTGGGGCAGCTTCTCTGGGCAACTTAGCTATCTTGTAAATACTTGCTCAGGAGAGAGTAAGAGACAGACCTCGACAGGCCCCTCTGGATGAGCAGGTCCACACAGCGGCCATATTTCCTGGCGAAAGGCAGCGTGAGCTGGAAGGAAAAGGCTGGTCTTAATTCCTGACTTCCTGGCTGGTTGCTTACTCTGGCTGTGTGGATGGGGTCCTCCTatctgggtgggggcagggtcaAGGCAAGGCCACTTGATGCTGTTGAGCTCACTTCTGCCTAAAGGCATCTCACAGATGTGAGATGTGGTTTGGAGTGGCTACCAGGGAACACAACAGAATGAATAGAGGGCCAAAAGTGCATGTTTCCTGCCACTGGTTTTCCACTTTCTAGTCGTAGATGCTGACTTCACTTTCCATTCAATAGACTAGGCAGAGGATAGTAACTTGGCACTTTTGTGTTTATAGTGAAAGGTGTTATAGTAATGTACTTGATGACAGAAATGCCAGATTAATGAAAAATTAGCTAAATCTTTTTTACCTACAATGTTAAAAATGTGAATCCTAAAATTATTGTAaggaatcaaaaaacaaaaacctgagtCATTCCTTTGCCCTTAttgaacattttccttttctttgtaaaaactGCTTTAAAGCAGCTTAAGTGTTAAAGGAATGTACAAAAGTATTGACATCATGGCTGAGTAGGTGAAGTTGGTATCAGTCATTGAAAACATCTATCTGACTCCCAATAGTTTCTCTGATTTCAGCACCCCAAAACCTTGAGCTCTTAAGATGTGCTTCCCTGAGTATAGTCAGGGTTGTTAGTGATGAAGGCTAAATTGGTAACGTGggaggaaaactacaaaaaccAGTGGCCTGGATACTGCTTTTTGACCACTCTAGACAGGTTAATTTCATCCATTGTTCCTCCCTCCCTGGGACCAGGGACTAGAGGTCTAGTTGCCTGTCTAGCCTTCTGGGCAGCACTGGCCTGGCCCTCATGCAGCAAGACAGTGTCCATCTGAGGCATCTGGAGGGTCGCCATTCCCAGTGGGGTGCAGGTGGCCCTCACCTCCACCCAGCTGTACAGATGTTCCTGGGTGTACCGGTCACCCTTGAAGCCAGTGATGGCCAGCAAGTCCACCACAAACTGCTTGGGGCTGATGTTCAGGGTCTGCCAGAAGAGCCCACAgtcaggcagggctgggggcaacAGTGTGACACACATTTGCTCCCAGCCCCTCAGAGTGGGAtgcagagcaggggcttccctgggcctGCAGGAGCCGCAGAGGTCAGAGGATACTGTCACTTCAAACTgcctcttgggggcttccctggtggcgcagtggttgagaatccacctgccaatgcaggggaaacgggtttgtgccccggtccgggaagatcctacatgccatggagcggctgggcctgtgagccatggccactgagcctgcgcatccggagcctgtgctccgcaatgggagaggccacgacagtgagaggcccacgtaccgcaaaacaaaaacaaaacaaaacaaaacaaaaaaaccaaactgccTCTTGGCCAAGGCTCGGCCCAGGTGCTGCTGCCCTGTCTCCCTGTCCCTGCCCTTCTGCCCCTGACCTCTTCCCCTTACTCCTCCGACCCCATCTTGGCTTGCTTCCTTTTGCCTTGCCCACTTACTGTGGAGGCAAGGGGACAGTGGAGAAGTAACAGGGCCTGAGGCCTATCACACGTACCCACAG
Above is a genomic segment from Kogia breviceps isolate mKogBre1 chromosome 18, mKogBre1 haplotype 1, whole genome shotgun sequence containing:
- the PLEKHG4 gene encoding puratrophin-1 isoform X1; translated protein: MEGPLEDGDESSASQGHATDWRFAVCSFRDAWDEGEPAPQMQDPNPPSPPAGAAQGEGLQGSLLPGELQSPPGQKVAHGSGDGQRGVLGGSSVQREEPASSGMEILLCPMSSHLSLAQGENDSQGGGLAGDSVSGRAMPIRLDPEGLDSDPVNLGDLLSEPLSELLEADPNGSRLLKSTDCLLAQDLAWELLASGLAALPGTRDVEGRAVLLLSAHNPAWLHPKCSSHELIRLLLYLRSIPRPKVQALGLTVLVDARICSPVSSLFWGLSQLQEAAPGAVHQVLLVGKMPQEVPSGLQLEQLSSHQSLLTHISTSGLPTSLGGGLPYCHQAWLGFRMRLETLLQSCQVVCALLQGAIESMKAVPQPMESGEVGRLLQQARVLMQHVLDSPRLAWLQCQGGLELAWLKQEVPEVTLSPDYRPAVDEVEELYGRVDGLLHQLTLQSNQRVQALELVQMLEAQEGELHQIEVWLQQVGWPALEEPREPSLDMLLQAQGPFRDLDRIAQEQVKRGEKLLQPLVGWDVAELGPSGARFLTLQAQLTDFCRALAQRRQRLADAERLLQFFKQALMWAEEGQRVLAELEQERPGVVLQRLQLHWTKHPDLPPAHFRKMWALATGLGSEGIRQECRWAWARCQDTWLALDQKLEAALKPPLTGSTASLCVSRVLAVPATPPLRKAYSLDRNLGLSLRESAHHCHREAVVAACHRPEAGVGAQSGSCPTIPPPGSCEPRSPNRLQLVLAEMVATEREYVHALDYTMENYFPELDRPDVPQGLRGQRARLFGNLEKLRDFHRHFFLRELEACTQHPPRVAYAFLRHRVQFGMYALYSKNKPCSDALMTSYGHIFFRDKQQALGDHLDLASYLLKPIQRMSKYTLLLQELARACGVTVPELSALRAAQSLVRFQLRHGNDLLAMDAIQGCDVNLKEQGQLVRQDEFTVRSGRHKSLRRVFLFEELLLFSKPRRGPKGIDTFAYKRSFKMADLGLTECCGDSNLRFEIWFRRCKARDTFVLQAASLATKQAWTADISRLLWRQAVHNKEVRMAEMVSLGVGNKAFQDIAPSKEAINDRTVNYILKCQEVRSRASIAVAPFDYDSPYLGASSSPSGDPASCSVLGSLNLHLYRDPAVLGFRWPLYSTSFPEEAVLETEAELGSQPSLTPEDSEVSSQCPSASGSSGSESSCVSGQALGRGLEDLSYV
- the PLEKHG4 gene encoding puratrophin-1 isoform X2; this translates as MEGPLEDGDESSASQGHATDWRFAVCSFRDAWDEGEPAPQMQDPNPPSPPAGAAQGEGLQGSLLPGELQSPPGQKVAHGSGDGQRGVLGGSSVQREEPASSGMEILLCPMSSHLSLAQGENDSQGGGLAGDSVSGRAMPIRLDPEGLDSDPVNLGDLLSEPLSELLEADPNGSRLLKSTDCLLAQDLAWELLASGLAALPGTRDVEGRAVLLLSAHNPAWLHPKCSSHELIRLLLYLRSIPRPKVQALGLTVLVDARICSPVSSLFWGLSQLQEAAPGAVHQVLLVGKMPQEVPSGLQLEQLSSHQSLLTHISTSGLPTSLGGGLPYCHQAWLGFRMRLETLLQSCQVVCALLQGAIESMKAVPQPMESGEVGRLLQQARVLMQHVLDSPRLAWLQCQGGLELAWLKQEVPEVTLSPDYRPAVDEVEELYGRVDGLLHQLTLQSNQRVQALELVQMLEAQEGELHQIEVWLQQVGWPALEEPREPSLDMLLQAQGPFRDLDRIAQEQVKRGEKLLQPLVGWDVAELGPSGARFLTLQAQLTDFCRALAQRRQRLADAERLLQFFKQALMWAEEGQRVLAELEQERPGVVLQRLQLHWTKHPDLPPAHFRKMWALATGLGSEGIRQECRWAWARCQDTWLALDQKLEAALKPPLTGSTASLCVSRVLAVPATPPLRKAYSLDRNLGLSLRESAHHCHREAVVAACHRPEAGVGAQSGSCPTIPPPGSCEPRSPNRLQLVLAEMVATEREYVHALDYTMENYFPELDRPDVPQGLRGQRARLFGNLEKLRDFHRHFFLRELEACTQHPPRVAYAFLRHRVQFGMYALYSKNKPCSDALMTSYGHIFFRDKQQALGDHLDLASYLLKPIQRMSKYTLLLQELARACGVTVPELSALRAAQSLVRFQLRHGNDLLAMDAIQGCDVNLKEQGQLVRQDEFTVRSGRHKSLRRVFLFEELLLFSKPRRGPKGIDTFAYKRSFKMADLGLTECCGDSNLRFEIWFRRCKARDTFVLQAASLATKQAWTADISRLLWRQAVHNKEVRMAEMVSLGVGNKAFQDIAPSKEAINDRTVNYILKCQEVRSRASIAVAPFDYDSPYLGASSSPSGDPASCSVLGSLNLHLYRDPAVLGFRWPLYSTSFPEEAVLETEAELGSQPSLTPEDSEVSSQCPSASGSSGSESSCVSGQALGRGLEDLSYLCTTGLSLGLKVGSGTRSC